The following coding sequences lie in one Arachis hypogaea cultivar Tifrunner chromosome 9, arahy.Tifrunner.gnm2.J5K5, whole genome shotgun sequence genomic window:
- the LOC112711170 gene encoding 26S proteasome non-ATPase regulatory subunit 4 homolog, whose amino-acid sequence MIGRKLKKNNVALDIVNFGEEDEGKTEKLEALLAAVNNNDTSHIVHVPTGTNALSDVLISTPIFTGNGEGGSGFAAAAAAAAAGGVSGFEFGVDPNLDPELALALRVSMEEERARQEATTKKAAEEASKQEKGGEQQANSQDATMTERASASASEAETKTNDMMVGAICSFRQIYFSISSPHRQKNSCTYG is encoded by the exons atgattggaagaaagttaaAAAAGAATAATGTTGCACTTGACATTGTCAATTTCGGCGAGGAAGATGAGGGGAAGACAGAGAAGCTGGAAGCACTCCTTGCAGCTGTAAACAATAATGATACCAGCCACATTGTTCATGTTCCAACTGGTACAAATGCTCTTTCTGATGTGCTTATAAG CACACCTATTTTTACTGGCAATGGTGAAGGTGGAAGTGGATTTGCAGCTGCTGCAGCAGCAGCTGCAGCTGGTGGTGTATCTGGATTTGAGTTCGGTGTGGATCCAAACTTGGACCCCGAGCTAGCTCTTGCTTTAAGAGTTTCAATGGAAGAAGAGAGAGCCAGGCAGGAAGCAACTACAAAAAAAGCTGCAGAAGAAGCTTCTAAACAAGAGAAGGGTGGTGAGCAGCAAGCCAACTCACAAGATGCAACAATGACTGAGCGTGCTAGTGCATCAGCTTCAGAAGCTGAGACAAAGACAAATGATATGATGGTTGGTGCTATTTGTTCTTTTAGGcagatttatttttctatttcttcccCCCATAGGCAGAAGAATTCATGCACATATGGCTGA